From Micromonospora echinospora, one genomic window encodes:
- a CDS encoding ABC transporter permease: protein MLRYAIRRLAISVLVLFGAATVVFFAMRAVDGDPATAVLGPDADPAAVDALRREYGLDAALPVQYVRFLQRAAAFDFGESFRLGGSAVDLVLSHLSATAALSLTAFAIALVVGFALGVLAATRPGGLVDRTVSVLSMLTQSLPSFWVGIMLILVFSRFLHLLPSSGASSPAAMVMPAVTLALPLLSVVLRLVRSGLLDVLHEDYVVTARAKGLSEWRVVGSHAMRTMLLPVVTVAGLEFGSLLGGAVIVETVFAWPGVGRLMTDAIAARDYSIVQACVITVAAIFIVINLVVDLLYVRLDPRVRESV from the coding sequence ATGCTGCGCTACGCCATCCGCCGGCTCGCCATCTCGGTGCTGGTCCTCTTCGGCGCCGCGACCGTGGTGTTCTTCGCCATGCGGGCGGTCGACGGGGACCCGGCCACCGCCGTGCTCGGCCCCGACGCCGACCCGGCGGCCGTCGACGCGCTGCGCCGGGAGTACGGCCTGGACGCCGCGCTGCCCGTGCAGTACGTCCGGTTCCTCCAACGGGCCGCCGCGTTCGACTTCGGCGAGTCCTTCCGGCTCGGCGGCAGCGCGGTGGACCTGGTGCTCAGCCACCTGAGCGCCACGGCCGCGCTGTCGCTCACCGCCTTCGCCATCGCCCTGGTGGTCGGCTTCGCCCTGGGGGTGCTGGCCGCGACCCGCCCCGGCGGGCTCGTCGACCGGACGGTCTCCGTGCTGTCCATGCTCACCCAGTCGCTGCCCTCGTTCTGGGTCGGCATCATGCTGATCCTGGTCTTCTCCCGGTTCCTGCACCTGCTGCCCAGTTCCGGGGCGTCCTCACCGGCGGCCATGGTGATGCCCGCCGTCACCCTGGCCCTGCCGCTGCTCAGCGTGGTGCTGCGGCTGGTCCGCAGCGGACTGCTCGACGTGCTGCACGAGGACTACGTGGTCACCGCCCGGGCCAAGGGACTGTCCGAGTGGCGGGTCGTCGGCTCCCACGCGATGCGGACCATGCTGCTGCCGGTGGTCACCGTCGCCGGCCTGGAGTTCGGCAGCCTGCTCGGCGGCGCGGTGATCGTGGAGACCGTCTTCGCCTGGCCCGGCGTGGGCCGGCTGATGACCGACGCCATCGCCGCCCGGGACTACTCCATCGTCCAGGCCTGCGTGATCACGGTCGCGGCCATCTTCATCGTCATCAACCTGGTGGTCGATCTGCTGTACGTCCGGCTGGACCCCCGGGTCCGCGAGAGCGTCTGA
- a CDS encoding Gfo/Idh/MocA family protein, translating to MDRLRIGVVGIGVQGQLHARALREMRQVELVAVADPAPRNRDWAVDTLGVRAVPDITDLLDEVDAVSICTPDHLHEDATLAALAAGRRVLLEKPMALSTASCDRILAGRPDPDALTIGHILRFDPRVTRLREIVRSGELGEIWHVKVWRCTSQAVGAGIWDRTSVAWFLGIHDADLLRFVTGREVEVTGAVGRKVLSPSHDVVHATVRFDDGAIGTMENTWTLPHSRPSRADAGLRIVGEHGLLEMDLSHNDLLYAQRQGTASYLDTYFWPSRGPGGAYNLRTQLEAFADAALTGGPTPVSGEEGRAAVAIVEGIEAALAADPASTPPTAG from the coding sequence GTGGACCGCCTCAGGATCGGTGTGGTCGGAATCGGTGTCCAGGGCCAGCTGCACGCCCGCGCGTTGCGCGAGATGCGGCAGGTCGAGTTGGTCGCCGTCGCCGATCCGGCACCCCGCAACCGCGACTGGGCCGTGGACACCCTCGGGGTCCGGGCCGTCCCGGACATCACGGACCTGCTCGACGAGGTCGACGCGGTGAGCATCTGCACCCCCGACCACCTGCACGAGGACGCGACGCTCGCCGCGCTCGCCGCCGGCCGGCGGGTGCTGCTGGAGAAGCCGATGGCCCTCTCCACCGCCAGTTGCGACCGGATCCTCGCCGGCCGGCCCGACCCCGACGCCCTGACGATCGGCCACATCCTGCGCTTCGACCCCCGCGTGACCCGGCTGCGCGAGATCGTGCGCTCCGGCGAACTCGGCGAGATCTGGCACGTCAAGGTCTGGCGCTGCACCTCCCAGGCGGTCGGCGCGGGCATCTGGGACCGCACCTCGGTGGCCTGGTTCCTCGGCATCCACGACGCCGACCTGCTGCGGTTCGTCACCGGACGCGAGGTCGAGGTCACCGGCGCGGTCGGCCGCAAGGTCCTCTCGCCCAGCCACGACGTCGTGCACGCCACCGTCCGCTTCGACGACGGGGCGATCGGCACCATGGAGAACACCTGGACGCTGCCGCACTCCCGCCCCTCCCGGGCCGACGCGGGGCTGCGGATCGTCGGCGAGCACGGCCTGCTGGAGATGGACCTCTCCCACAACGACCTGCTCTACGCCCAGCGTCAGGGCACGGCCAGCTACCTGGACACGTACTTCTGGCCCAGCCGCGGCCCCGGCGGCGCGTACAACCTGCGCACCCAGCTGGAGGCGTTCGCGGACGCCGCGCTGACCGGCGGACCCACCCCGGTCAGCGGCGAGGAGGGCCGGGCCGCCGTCGCGATCGTCGAGGGCATCGAGGCGGCCCTGGCCGCCGACCCGGCGTCGACACCACCAACCGCCGGCTGA
- a CDS encoding dienelactone hydrolase family protein: protein MRDIVLFHSVYGLRPAVLAAADRLRAAGHRVVTPDLYGVPAVASIEEGFALFGRIGTETVLARARAAVADLPADTVLAGFSMGAGVAGALLADRPASAGLLLLHGTGGAPEAVRAGLPVHLHIADPDPYDPPAEVDAWRRAMDAAGAGVEVYRYPGTDHFFTDPDMPGYSPVDADRLWDRVHAFLG from the coding sequence ATGCGGGACATCGTGCTCTTCCACTCGGTGTACGGCCTCCGCCCGGCGGTCCTGGCCGCCGCCGACCGGCTCCGCGCCGCCGGGCACCGGGTCGTCACCCCCGACCTGTACGGGGTGCCCGCCGTCGCGTCCATCGAGGAGGGCTTCGCGCTGTTCGGCCGGATCGGCACCGAGACCGTCCTGGCGCGGGCCCGGGCCGCCGTGGCGGACCTGCCGGCCGACACGGTGCTGGCCGGGTTCTCCATGGGCGCCGGGGTGGCGGGCGCCCTGCTGGCCGACCGGCCCGCCAGCGCCGGGCTGCTGCTTCTGCACGGCACCGGCGGCGCGCCCGAGGCGGTCCGCGCCGGTCTGCCCGTGCACCTGCACATCGCCGACCCCGACCCGTACGACCCGCCCGCCGAGGTGGACGCCTGGCGGCGGGCGATGGACGCGGCCGGCGCCGGGGTCGAGGTGTACCGCTACCCGGGCACCGACCATTTCTTCACCGACCCCGACATGCCTGGGTACTCGCCGGTCGACGCCGACCGGCTCTGGGACCGGGTGCACGCCTTCCTGGGCTAG
- a CDS encoding zinc-binding dehydrogenase has protein sequence MRVVEVSRFGGPEVLTLIEVPDPAPGPGEVVVDVAVADVLWVETMIRSGHGGRYFPVQPPYRAGVGVAGTVAAVGPGADPAWAGRRVVARTGERGGYAERVAVPTDGLVPVPEPVGLREAAALLHDGTTAFGVLDLIPPRPGDRVLVTAAGGGLGALLVQCAHAAGARVVAAARGAAKLDRIRGLGADHVVDYSAPDWTDRVRTVTGGLDVVFDGAGGAYGRAAFDLLEPGGRYSAHGTPAGAFAVPDPQRAAARGVTVIGIDDIRFPPEVAREHLVRALDAAAAGRLTPLVGQTFPLARAADAHRAIEARTTTGKTLLTI, from the coding sequence ATGCGGGTGGTCGAGGTGTCCAGGTTCGGTGGGCCGGAGGTGCTCACCCTGATCGAGGTGCCCGACCCGGCGCCCGGACCGGGCGAGGTCGTGGTCGACGTGGCCGTGGCGGACGTGCTCTGGGTGGAGACCATGATCCGCAGCGGTCACGGCGGTCGCTACTTCCCCGTCCAGCCGCCGTACCGGGCGGGCGTCGGGGTAGCGGGCACCGTGGCGGCGGTCGGGCCGGGCGCCGACCCCGCCTGGGCCGGCCGGCGGGTGGTCGCCCGCACCGGCGAACGCGGCGGGTACGCCGAGCGCGTCGCGGTCCCGACCGACGGGCTCGTCCCGGTGCCGGAGCCGGTGGGCCTGCGGGAGGCGGCGGCGCTGCTGCACGACGGCACCACCGCGTTCGGGGTGCTGGACCTGATCCCACCCCGCCCCGGCGACCGGGTGCTCGTCACCGCCGCCGGTGGCGGCCTCGGCGCGCTGCTCGTGCAGTGCGCCCACGCCGCCGGGGCGCGGGTGGTCGCCGCCGCCCGGGGCGCGGCGAAGCTCGACCGGATCCGGGGGCTCGGTGCCGACCACGTCGTCGACTACTCCGCGCCGGACTGGACCGACCGGGTGCGGACGGTCACCGGTGGCCTCGACGTGGTGTTCGACGGGGCCGGCGGCGCGTACGGCCGGGCCGCCTTCGACCTGCTGGAACCGGGCGGTCGCTACTCCGCCCACGGCACCCCCGCCGGGGCGTTCGCGGTGCCCGACCCGCAGCGGGCGGCGGCCCGGGGCGTCACGGTGATCGGCATCGACGACATTCGCTTCCCGCCGGAGGTGGCCCGGGAACACCTGGTGCGGGCCCTCGACGCGGCCGCCGCCGGGCGGCTCACCCCGCTGGTCGGGCAGACCTTCCCGCTGGCGCGTGCCGCCGACGCGCACCGGGCGATCGAGGCTCGGACCACGACCGGCAAGACGCTGCTGACGATCTGA
- a CDS encoding DUF6766 family protein, which produces MMGESTVPTTDRSAPPVRTGGSRRDGPPFRKPRWPRAYAFALVTGALFVFSWIGQFLFQMTVAGNEARQHGESFAWGDFLPQFLASTFENWQSEFLQLIWQAAGLALFYYWGSSQSRESDERIEAKLDALLRERGLDPDRP; this is translated from the coding sequence ATGATGGGGGAGAGCACGGTACCGACCACGGACCGGTCGGCTCCGCCGGTCCGTACGGGTGGGAGCCGCCGGGACGGCCCGCCCTTCCGAAAGCCGCGCTGGCCCCGGGCGTACGCCTTCGCCCTGGTCACCGGCGCGCTCTTCGTCTTCTCCTGGATCGGCCAGTTCCTCTTCCAGATGACCGTGGCCGGCAACGAGGCCCGGCAGCACGGGGAGTCGTTCGCCTGGGGGGATTTCCTGCCCCAGTTCCTGGCCAGCACGTTCGAGAACTGGCAGAGCGAGTTCCTCCAGTTGATCTGGCAGGCGGCCGGGTTGGCCCTCTTCTACTACTGGGGCTCCTCCCAGTCGCGGGAGTCCGACGAGCGGATCGAGGCCAAGCTGGACGCGCTGCTGCGCGAGCGCGGCCTCGACCCGGACCGCCCTTGA
- a CDS encoding fluoride efflux transporter FluC, producing MSDSPRPGPDGGPGFPAARPTPLATMLAVVAAGGVVGALARAGTLAAFPYRPTAFPWSTFAVNVVGCLLIGVLMVLLTRVWTDRPLLRPFLGVGVLGGFTTFSTYVLDVQQALRAGVPGTALAYLGATVLAALGAVWLGDAATGWLLDRTRAGGSAR from the coding sequence GTGTCCGACAGTCCCCGCCCCGGACCCGATGGCGGCCCGGGCTTCCCCGCCGCCCGGCCGACACCGCTGGCGACGATGCTCGCGGTGGTCGCCGCGGGGGGTGTGGTCGGCGCGCTGGCCCGGGCCGGGACGCTCGCCGCGTTCCCCTACCGACCCACCGCGTTCCCCTGGTCGACGTTCGCCGTGAACGTGGTCGGCTGCCTGCTGATCGGCGTGCTGATGGTGCTGCTCACCCGGGTCTGGACGGACCGGCCGCTGCTGCGTCCGTTCCTCGGGGTCGGGGTGCTGGGCGGGTTCACCACCTTCTCCACGTACGTGCTCGACGTGCAGCAGGCCCTCCGGGCCGGCGTGCCGGGGACCGCGCTCGCCTACCTCGGCGCGACGGTGCTCGCCGCGCTCGGCGCGGTCTGGCTCGGCGACGCGGCCACCGGCTGGCTGCTGGACCGGACGCGGGCGGGCGGGTCGGCGCGGTGA
- the crcB gene encoding fluoride efflux transporter CrcB, with translation MTVLLIALGAAVGAPLRYLADWALRARFGSALPWGTLAVNVAGSLLLGVVLAMPVDPAVTAVLATGFCGALTTWSTLSYETLRLGRDRRRGAALGIVLLNVTVGLGAAWAGLLLARLVAG, from the coding sequence GTGACCGTGCTGCTGATCGCGCTCGGCGCGGCCGTCGGCGCCCCGCTGCGCTACCTGGCCGACTGGGCGCTGCGAGCCCGGTTCGGGTCGGCGCTGCCGTGGGGGACGCTCGCGGTGAACGTGGCCGGTTCGCTGCTGCTCGGCGTGGTCCTCGCGATGCCGGTCGACCCGGCGGTGACCGCCGTGCTGGCCACCGGCTTCTGTGGCGCGCTGACCACCTGGTCGACCCTCTCGTACGAGACGCTGCGCCTGGGTCGGGACCGCCGGCGCGGCGCCGCGCTGGGCATCGTGCTGCTCAACGTGACCGTCGGGCTCGGCGCGGCGTGGGCGGGGCTGCTCCTCGCCCGACTGGTCGCCGGTTGA
- a CDS encoding RBBP9/YdeN family alpha/beta hydrolase, with product MTRFLLVPGRGVPRPGHWQQRWAAGRPDHRWAHPPSGPPYRLDERVAALHAAVTADDEPAVLIAHSAGCLTTVVWAARHIGPVRAALLVAPPYVGPDWLSEMDGTVVAALEGRLPFRSVLVASRTDPHASWEQSRRYAERWGAELVDVGDAGHVDTGGGYGPWPEGERLVVRLATAPEAGSDPDPDPGRPADRA from the coding sequence GTGACCCGCTTCCTTCTCGTGCCGGGGCGGGGCGTGCCGCGTCCGGGGCACTGGCAGCAACGGTGGGCCGCCGGGCGGCCCGACCACCGGTGGGCGCACCCGCCGTCCGGGCCGCCGTACCGGCTGGACGAGCGGGTGGCCGCGTTGCACGCGGCGGTCACCGCCGACGACGAGCCGGCGGTCCTGATCGCGCACAGCGCCGGCTGCCTCACCACGGTCGTGTGGGCCGCCCGGCACATCGGGCCGGTTCGGGCGGCGCTGCTGGTCGCTCCGCCGTACGTCGGTCCGGACTGGCTGTCCGAGATGGACGGCACCGTCGTGGCGGCGCTGGAAGGACGGCTTCCGTTCCGGTCGGTGCTGGTGGCCAGCCGCACCGATCCCCACGCGTCGTGGGAGCAGTCCCGCCGGTACGCCGAACGGTGGGGTGCGGAGCTGGTCGACGTGGGCGACGCCGGGCACGTGGACACCGGCGGCGGCTACGGTCCCTGGCCCGAGGGTGAACGCCTGGTCGTCCGGCTCGCCACGGCACCGGAGGCCGGCTCCGACCCCGACCCCGACCCCGGTCGCCCGGCCGACCGGGCGTGA
- a CDS encoding SDR family NAD(P)-dependent oxidoreductase, with amino-acid sequence MTAVPPSFDLTGRLAVVTGAARGLGAAFAAGLAAAGADLILVDRPGVDLGPVAEQVTGFGRAAHRHPFDLADTEAIGGWVDDLRATHGPLHILVNNAGVARLEHFNEITVAGWRELMRVNVDAVFFCAQRVAEHMIADGVSGRIVNISSKNGLVAEAGLAHYNASKGAVELLTRSLAAELGRYGITANTIAPGMIATPIDGEFPFDRAAFEAAWEQRIPLRGGYGTPADCVGALLLLASDAGRYVTGTHLVVDGGVLADQMPRLRFMPPYRSTLPPADGDRT; translated from the coding sequence ATGACCGCCGTACCGCCCTCGTTCGACCTCACCGGCCGGCTCGCCGTCGTCACCGGGGCGGCCCGGGGGCTCGGCGCCGCGTTCGCCGCCGGCCTGGCCGCCGCCGGCGCCGACCTGATCCTGGTCGACCGGCCCGGGGTGGACCTCGGGCCGGTCGCCGAGCAGGTCACCGGCTTCGGCCGGGCCGCCCACCGGCACCCGTTCGACCTGGCCGACACCGAGGCGATCGGCGGCTGGGTGGACGACCTGCGCGCCACCCACGGCCCGCTGCACATCCTGGTCAACAACGCCGGGGTCGCCCGGCTGGAGCACTTCAACGAGATCACCGTGGCCGGCTGGCGGGAGCTGATGCGGGTCAACGTGGACGCCGTCTTCTTCTGCGCCCAACGGGTCGCCGAGCACATGATCGCCGACGGTGTGTCCGGCCGGATCGTCAACATCTCCTCGAAGAACGGGCTGGTCGCCGAGGCCGGGCTGGCCCACTACAACGCCTCCAAGGGCGCGGTGGAACTGCTCACCCGCTCGCTCGCCGCCGAGCTGGGCCGGTACGGGATCACCGCGAACACCATCGCCCCTGGCATGATCGCCACGCCGATCGACGGGGAGTTCCCGTTCGACCGGGCCGCGTTCGAGGCAGCCTGGGAGCAGCGCATCCCGCTCCGCGGCGGGTACGGGACCCCCGCCGACTGTGTGGGTGCGCTGCTCCTGCTCGCCTCGGACGCCGGCCGGTACGTCACCGGTACCCACCTGGTGGTGGACGGCGGAGTGCTGGCCGACCAGATGCCCCGGCTGCGCTTCATGCCGCCCTACCGCAGCACGCTGCCCCCGGCCGACGGCGACCGGACCTGA
- a CDS encoding amidohydrolase family protein has product MIVDVHSHLFDCPEHVGDPFAAEASRAHGGEVDLTVRWSEYAATAPADTRTIVVGGKARRSGLWVDDAAVAAYVAARPDRLIGYLALDPTQPGWRDELEHGHRDLGLRGIKLMPMYAGFDPADPAYDDLYAYAERHGLPLLVHTGTTFVSAAPLRYALPVHLDEVAIRHPELRMVLAHLGHPYEGECIAVIRKHRHVYADVSALHYRPFQLWHSLRLVQDYGVWPKLLFGSDYPFTTVDASIDGLRRVGRVPGIPGLDPLDVDQIEQLIHRPSLDLLGLA; this is encoded by the coding sequence ATGATCGTCGACGTGCACTCGCACCTGTTCGACTGCCCGGAGCACGTCGGCGACCCGTTCGCCGCCGAGGCGTCCCGGGCACACGGCGGCGAGGTCGACCTGACGGTGCGGTGGTCGGAGTACGCGGCCACCGCACCCGCCGACACCCGCACCATCGTGGTCGGTGGCAAGGCCCGCCGGTCCGGCCTCTGGGTCGACGACGCGGCGGTGGCGGCGTACGTGGCCGCCCGGCCGGACCGGCTGATCGGCTACCTCGCCCTGGACCCCACCCAGCCCGGCTGGCGCGACGAACTGGAACACGGGCACCGGGACCTCGGCCTGCGCGGCATCAAGCTGATGCCGATGTACGCCGGTTTCGACCCCGCCGACCCGGCCTACGACGACCTGTACGCCTACGCCGAACGGCACGGCCTGCCGCTGCTGGTGCACACCGGCACCACCTTCGTCTCCGCCGCGCCCCTGCGCTACGCGCTGCCGGTGCACCTGGACGAGGTGGCCATCCGCCACCCCGAGCTGCGGATGGTCCTGGCCCACCTCGGCCATCCGTACGAGGGGGAGTGCATCGCGGTGATCCGCAAGCACCGGCACGTCTACGCCGACGTCTCCGCCCTGCACTACCGGCCGTTCCAGCTCTGGCACAGTCTCCGGCTGGTGCAGGACTACGGGGTGTGGCCCAAGCTGTTGTTCGGCAGCGACTACCCGTTTACCACCGTGGACGCCTCGATTGACGGACTGCGCCGGGTGGGGCGGGTGCCCGGCATCCCGGGTCTGGACCCGCTCGACGTCGACCAGATCGAGCAGCTCATCCACCGTCCGTCGCTCGACCTGCTGGGGCTCGCATGA
- a CDS encoding mandelate racemase/muconate lactonizing enzyme family protein, with translation MLTVDTTRPVGPAGRISRVETLTLGTAWRDFSYVRVHTDAGLTGVGEITHPYRGRETCQLTEAMAGRHLIGADPFDVEEIWLRMYQGDFLRGGDVGGIVVSGVDQALYDLMGKALGVPAYRLTGGACRSRVRVYANGWYTGDREPAAFAERAVATVAKGYTALKFDPFGAGLGELSRAELRRSIDIVAAVREAVGPDVDLFVEGHARFAMPTAARLVRELAPFDLGWFEEPLPWTHIERYAELRARATMPISGGEHFHNRYEYARLFATNAVDIIQPDLSMAGGFTEVRKLAAIADQHAMLVAPHNSNSPLCTTASVHAVLGMPNFMILETFDGLLEDYVFEAVRGALPVADGHVDLPTAPGLGIELVDEVFAAHPPSHGFWNMFAEGWEKRDRR, from the coding sequence ATGCTCACCGTCGACACCACGCGGCCGGTCGGTCCGGCCGGCCGGATCAGCCGGGTGGAGACCCTCACCCTCGGCACCGCCTGGCGGGACTTCTCCTACGTGCGGGTGCACACCGACGCCGGGTTGACGGGGGTCGGCGAGATCACCCACCCGTACCGGGGCCGGGAGACGTGCCAGCTCACCGAGGCGATGGCCGGCCGGCACCTGATCGGCGCCGACCCGTTCGACGTCGAGGAGATCTGGCTGCGGATGTACCAGGGCGACTTCCTGCGCGGCGGGGACGTCGGCGGGATCGTCGTCTCCGGCGTCGACCAGGCGCTCTACGACCTGATGGGCAAGGCGCTCGGGGTGCCGGCGTACCGGCTCACCGGCGGCGCCTGCCGCAGCCGGGTCCGGGTCTACGCCAACGGCTGGTACACCGGCGACCGGGAACCGGCGGCGTTCGCCGAACGGGCCGTCGCCACCGTCGCCAAGGGGTACACCGCGCTCAAGTTCGACCCGTTCGGGGCCGGGCTGGGCGAACTGTCCCGCGCCGAGCTGCGCCGGTCGATCGACATCGTGGCCGCCGTCCGGGAGGCGGTCGGCCCCGACGTGGACCTCTTCGTCGAGGGGCACGCCCGGTTCGCCATGCCCACCGCCGCCCGGCTGGTGCGTGAGCTGGCCCCGTTCGACCTCGGGTGGTTCGAGGAGCCGCTGCCCTGGACGCACATCGAGCGCTACGCCGAGCTGCGCGCCCGCGCCACCATGCCGATCTCCGGCGGCGAGCACTTCCACAACCGCTACGAGTACGCCCGGCTCTTCGCCACGAACGCGGTCGACATCATCCAGCCGGACCTGTCGATGGCGGGCGGGTTCACCGAGGTCCGCAAGCTCGCCGCCATCGCCGACCAGCACGCCATGCTGGTCGCCCCGCACAACTCCAACTCACCGCTGTGCACCACCGCGTCGGTGCACGCCGTGCTCGGCATGCCCAACTTCATGATCCTGGAGACCTTCGACGGGTTGCTGGAGGACTACGTCTTCGAGGCCGTCCGGGGTGCCCTGCCGGTGGCCGACGGGCACGTCGACCTGCCCACCGCCCCCGGCCTCGGCATCGAACTCGTCGACGAGGTCTTCGCCGCGCACCCGCCGAGCCACGGCTTCTGGAACATGTTCGCCGAGGGCTGGGAGAAACGGGACCGGCGATGA
- a CDS encoding aspartate aminotransferase family protein — translation MNPRSAPSGTSLAERARRVIPGGVNSGQRSIPGLTDLVITRAAGARFWDADGRAYTDYHAAFGPPLLGHNDPDVNAAVAEAGQRLDLCGVAVTEGEVRLAEALAELVPSIERVLLTSTGSEATFHALRVARAATGRRLVVKFQGCYHGWHDSVSLNVISAPDRVGRPDPISTGILPEVLDATLVLRFNDVAEVRAAFAAHGADIAAVIVEPVPHNVGCLLPDQEFLVALREECTRAGSVLVFDEVITGFRHDLGGWQKISGVTPDLTTLGKAIANGYPVGALGGRADLMDLFSTRPGAPAFFAGTYNGHPAVVAAALATLDKLRAEPVHAHVFRLGERIRAGLTEVFADLDVPAVVTGHGSVFVSYFMAGPVPRTYDDLLRNDAGMFIGYRRRMPEHGIFELPLNLKRNHVSYAHTDADVDHLVEATRAAVRDTVAAGGVTELAGTATMGGALAGTGGAVPTRGVS, via the coding sequence GGGTCATTCCCGGGGGCGTCAACAGCGGTCAGCGCAGCATCCCCGGCCTCACCGACCTGGTGATCACCCGGGCCGCCGGCGCGCGTTTCTGGGACGCGGACGGGCGTGCCTACACCGACTACCACGCGGCCTTCGGCCCACCCCTGCTCGGACACAACGACCCCGACGTCAACGCGGCGGTGGCGGAGGCCGGACAGCGGCTCGACCTGTGCGGCGTGGCCGTCACCGAGGGCGAGGTGCGACTCGCCGAGGCCCTGGCCGAACTGGTCCCCAGCATCGAACGGGTCCTGCTGACCAGCACCGGCAGCGAGGCCACCTTCCACGCGCTGCGGGTGGCCCGGGCCGCCACCGGCCGTCGCCTGGTGGTCAAGTTCCAGGGCTGCTACCACGGCTGGCACGACTCGGTCAGCCTCAACGTCATCTCGGCGCCGGACCGGGTGGGCCGGCCCGACCCGATCTCCACGGGCATCCTGCCCGAGGTGCTCGACGCCACCCTGGTGCTGCGGTTCAACGACGTGGCCGAGGTCCGGGCAGCCTTCGCCGCGCACGGCGCGGACATCGCCGCCGTGATCGTCGAACCGGTGCCGCACAACGTCGGCTGTCTCCTGCCCGACCAGGAGTTCCTCGTCGCGCTCCGCGAGGAGTGCACCCGCGCCGGCAGCGTGCTGGTCTTCGACGAGGTGATCACCGGCTTCCGGCACGACCTGGGCGGCTGGCAGAAGATCAGCGGCGTCACCCCGGACCTGACCACCCTCGGCAAGGCCATCGCCAACGGCTACCCGGTCGGCGCGCTCGGCGGTCGGGCCGACCTGATGGACCTGTTCAGCACCCGCCCCGGCGCCCCCGCCTTCTTCGCCGGCACCTACAACGGTCACCCCGCCGTGGTGGCCGCCGCGCTGGCCACCCTCGACAAGCTGCGCGCCGAGCCGGTCCACGCGCACGTCTTCCGGCTCGGCGAGCGGATCCGCGCCGGGCTGACCGAGGTCTTCGCCGACCTCGACGTCCCGGCGGTGGTCACCGGGCACGGCTCGGTCTTCGTCAGCTACTTCATGGCCGGCCCGGTTCCGCGTACCTACGACGACCTGCTGCGCAACGATGCGGGCATGTTCATCGGCTACCGGCGGCGGATGCCCGAGCACGGCATCTTCGAGTTGCCGCTCAACCTGAAGCGCAACCACGTCTCCTACGCCCACACCGACGCCGACGTCGACCACCTGGTCGAGGCCACCCGGGCGGCGGTCCGCGACACCGTCGCGGCGGGCGGGGTGACGGAACTGGCGGGCACGGCCACCATGGGTGGCGCACTGGCGGGCACAGGTGGCGCGGTCCCGACCCGGGGGGTGTCCTGA